The proteins below come from a single Archangium lipolyticum genomic window:
- a CDS encoding LysR substrate-binding domain-containing protein codes for MSFTPLNGLHSFVMVARRRGFSAAARELGVSVAAVSQSVRNLESRLGVTLLYRTTRSVTPTEAGQRLLERSGTALEQALDGLRALEGQGGEVAGTVRLAVPALAMEQALAPVVSRFLAAYPKVSLDIQVDNRRVDIVREGFDGGVRMDAIPQDMVRVRLGERFRFLVVGAPAYLARRGEPRTPEDLLLHACLGMREESTGAMSRWNLESGKRSWRLPVVPVLRCNDCRARVAMAEAGMGLAYEPEPGVLSQLQHGTLRIVLEKYAAWVPGFFLYFPNRKQASPAFKAFIDMADGVA; via the coding sequence ATGTCCTTCACTCCGCTGAACGGGCTGCATTCCTTCGTCATGGTGGCGCGGCGGCGAGGCTTCTCGGCGGCGGCCCGGGAACTGGGAGTCTCGGTGGCGGCGGTGAGCCAGTCGGTCCGCAACCTGGAGTCGCGGCTGGGCGTGACGTTGCTGTACCGCACCACCCGCAGTGTCACCCCCACCGAGGCGGGGCAGCGGCTGCTGGAGCGGAGCGGGACGGCCCTGGAGCAGGCACTCGACGGCTTGCGCGCACTGGAAGGGCAGGGCGGTGAGGTGGCGGGCACGGTGCGGCTGGCGGTGCCCGCGCTGGCGATGGAGCAGGCCCTGGCGCCAGTCGTGTCCCGCTTCCTGGCGGCGTACCCGAAGGTGTCGCTGGACATCCAGGTGGACAACCGGCGCGTGGACATCGTGCGGGAGGGCTTCGACGGGGGCGTGCGGATGGATGCCATTCCGCAGGACATGGTGCGGGTGCGCCTGGGAGAGCGCTTCCGCTTCCTGGTGGTGGGAGCGCCCGCGTACCTGGCCCGGCGCGGCGAGCCCAGGACTCCGGAAGATCTCCTGCTGCACGCCTGCCTGGGCATGCGCGAGGAATCGACGGGAGCGATGTCCCGCTGGAACCTGGAGTCGGGGAAACGCTCGTGGCGGCTGCCTGTGGTACCGGTGCTGAGGTGCAACGACTGCCGGGCGCGGGTGGCCATGGCGGAGGCCGGCATGGGGCTGGCGTACGAGCCCGAGCCGGGTGTCCTCTCCCAGCTCCAGCACGGCACCTTGCGAATCGTCCTGGAGAAGTACGCGGCCTGGGTGCCCGGCTTCTTCCTCTACTTCCCCAACCGCAAGCAGGCGTCGCCCGCGTTCAAGGCCTTCATCGACATGGCGGACGGAGTCGCGTGA
- a CDS encoding hydrolase produces MNAPRNPKAGIDALLSPDNCALILIDHQPFQFAGLRSHDTQTIINNVVGLARGAKLFNVPTLLTTVLEERGGLLLKQLQDVFPEQKPINRTFINTWEDTRVTDWVKKTGRKKIVMAALWTEICLAMPAIQALGEGYEVYIVTDASGGVSLEAHEVAIQRMVQAGAVPITWTVFASELQRDWAREATVPGLAKLLVEHMGNVGTSFVWEQQLLNTPVPKS; encoded by the coding sequence ATGAACGCCCCCCGCAACCCGAAGGCCGGTATCGACGCCCTGCTCTCGCCCGACAACTGCGCGCTGATCCTCATCGACCATCAGCCCTTCCAGTTCGCCGGCCTGCGCAGCCACGACACCCAGACCATCATCAACAACGTGGTGGGCCTGGCCCGTGGAGCGAAGCTGTTCAACGTGCCGACGCTGCTGACCACGGTGCTCGAGGAGAGAGGTGGGCTGCTGCTCAAGCAGCTTCAGGACGTCTTCCCGGAGCAGAAGCCCATCAACCGCACCTTCATCAACACCTGGGAGGACACGCGCGTCACCGACTGGGTGAAGAAGACGGGCCGCAAGAAGATTGTCATGGCGGCGTTGTGGACGGAGATCTGCCTGGCGATGCCGGCCATCCAGGCGCTGGGAGAGGGGTACGAGGTGTACATCGTGACGGACGCCTCGGGAGGAGTGTCGCTGGAGGCGCACGAGGTGGCCATCCAGCGAATGGTGCAGGCCGGAGCGGTGCCCATCACCTGGACGGTGTTCGCCTCGGAGCTGCAGCGGGACTGGGCGCGAGAGGCGACGGTGCCGGGGCTGGCGAAGCTGCTGGTGGAGCACATGGGCAACGTCGGCACCAGCTTCGTGTGGGAGCAGCAGCTGCTCAACACGCCGGTTCCCAAGAGCTGA
- a CDS encoding alpha/beta hydrolase — protein sequence MSPRPWVLWLVLALAAGCKMDPFLYVPPRVTAYAFELGSDEPAEVVSAERVEEVRIQVNEEISLGAVYVRAEVQPSRGAILFFHGAGSHLGLQFWRIKRLSNLGYDVLGFDYRGFGTSTDLPPSEEGIGEDSLAALRWLQERSGPGAHLIYYGHSFGTAAATQRAEGHPPEVLILEAPMTSVEGLKRDSTRMDFPISFIAKDTWNTVGRIRSIHVPLFIAHGTADQLIRFEFSQEIFANANEPKELLLVEGGQHGDVLPVAQEHYRAFLERHLH from the coding sequence ATGAGTCCGAGACCGTGGGTCCTCTGGCTGGTCCTGGCGCTGGCCGCCGGCTGCAAGATGGACCCGTTCCTCTACGTTCCACCGCGGGTGACCGCCTACGCCTTCGAGCTGGGGTCGGACGAGCCGGCCGAGGTGGTATCGGCGGAGCGGGTCGAGGAGGTCCGCATCCAGGTGAACGAGGAGATCTCCCTGGGGGCGGTCTACGTCCGGGCGGAGGTGCAACCCTCCCGCGGCGCCATCCTGTTCTTCCACGGCGCAGGCAGCCACCTCGGCCTGCAGTTCTGGCGCATCAAGCGCCTGTCCAACCTCGGCTATGACGTGCTCGGGTTCGACTATCGCGGGTTCGGGACCTCGACCGACCTGCCTCCCTCCGAGGAGGGGATTGGCGAGGACTCGCTCGCGGCCCTCCGGTGGCTGCAGGAGCGCAGCGGGCCGGGGGCCCACCTCATCTACTACGGGCACTCCTTCGGGACGGCCGCCGCCACCCAGCGGGCCGAGGGCCACCCACCGGAGGTGCTCATCCTCGAGGCGCCCATGACGTCGGTGGAGGGCCTCAAGCGCGATTCGACCCGGATGGACTTCCCCATCTCCTTCATCGCCAAGGACACCTGGAACACCGTCGGGCGCATCCGGTCCATCCACGTGCCGCTGTTCATCGCGCACGGGACGGCGGACCAGCTCATCCGGTTCGAGTTCAGCCAGGAGATCTTCGCGAACGCGAACGAGCCCAAGGAGCTCCTCCTCGTCGAAGGGGGCCAGCACGGGGACGTGCTTCCCGTCGCCCAGGAGCACTACCGCGCCTTCCTCGAGCGCCACCTGCACTGA
- a CDS encoding beta-ketoacyl synthase chain length factor, which produces MTVEFAIDRWAAWAPGLTDTTAWQSWFAQPHPLPTEGTPALTEVPAMMRRRVDRLGRIALQAAYGCQADAAETPVVFASRYGDLARSVELLTQLAKSEPLSPASFSLSVHNAIGALYSIIRGHTGAYSAVASGPETVEAAVVEACGLLADGAESVLVVAYDEPVPSPWRHFAESADFPRAFACRLLAAKGASRFTLSCLVGPDGGQPPTDALPPDLSVLRFLVSGAERFDHPVGHRHWRWQRHA; this is translated from the coding sequence ATGACTGTTGAATTTGCCATCGACCGGTGGGCGGCCTGGGCTCCCGGGCTCACCGACACGACTGCCTGGCAGTCCTGGTTCGCGCAGCCGCACCCACTCCCGACGGAGGGCACTCCGGCCCTGACCGAGGTGCCGGCGATGATGCGCCGTCGCGTGGATCGCCTCGGACGCATCGCGCTGCAGGCGGCGTACGGGTGCCAGGCGGACGCAGCGGAGACCCCGGTGGTCTTCGCCTCCCGCTACGGGGACCTGGCGCGCTCGGTGGAGCTGCTGACGCAGCTGGCGAAGTCGGAGCCGCTCTCGCCCGCCTCCTTCAGCCTCTCGGTGCACAACGCGATTGGCGCCCTCTACTCCATCATCCGGGGCCACACCGGCGCCTACAGCGCCGTGGCGTCCGGACCGGAGACGGTGGAGGCGGCCGTCGTCGAGGCCTGCGGCCTGCTGGCCGACGGGGCCGAGAGCGTCCTGGTCGTCGCCTACGACGAGCCGGTCCCCTCGCCCTGGCGGCACTTCGCGGAGTCCGCGGACTTCCCGCGCGCGTTTGCCTGCCGCCTGCTGGCCGCCAAGGGGGCGTCCAGGTTCACGCTCTCCTGCCTGGTGGGGCCGGACGGCGGTCAGCCCCCGACGGACGCGCTTCCGCCGGACCTGAGCGTGCTCCGCTTCCTCGTCTCGGGAGCGGAGCGGTTCGATCATCCGGTGGGTCATCGACACTGGCGGTGGCAACGCCATGCTTGA
- a CDS encoding lysophospholipid acyltransferase family protein — protein MLEKLERGWRVVATAISFATFGLGGLLLWLVYFPLLQLFVRDRARLTRLARLAVHHSFRFFIEWMRCLGVLSYRIEGVEKLARRGLLIVANHPTLIDVVFLVALVPNADCVVKASLARNPFTRGPIRATGYLCNDSGPGLVRDCIASVKAGNNLIIFPEGTRTRLNRPMQLQRGAANIAVRGPCDITPVTIRCEPLGLNKEAAWWQVPPRPMAFTIRVGDDLPVAPLLAEEVSESLAARQLTARLQADFLQEQTRHADA, from the coding sequence ATGCTTGAGAAGCTCGAGCGCGGCTGGCGTGTCGTCGCCACGGCCATCTCCTTCGCGACGTTCGGCCTGGGGGGGCTGCTGCTGTGGCTCGTCTACTTCCCGCTGCTGCAGCTCTTCGTGCGGGACCGGGCGCGGCTCACGCGGCTGGCGCGGCTGGCGGTGCACCACAGCTTCAGGTTCTTCATCGAGTGGATGCGCTGCCTCGGGGTGCTGAGCTATCGCATCGAGGGCGTGGAGAAGCTGGCCCGGCGGGGACTGCTCATCGTGGCCAACCACCCCACGCTGATTGACGTCGTGTTCCTGGTGGCGCTGGTGCCGAACGCGGACTGCGTGGTGAAGGCGAGCCTGGCCAGGAACCCGTTCACCCGCGGCCCCATCCGCGCCACCGGCTATCTCTGCAACGACTCGGGTCCCGGCCTGGTGCGCGACTGCATCGCCTCGGTGAAGGCCGGCAACAACCTCATCATCTTCCCGGAGGGGACCCGCACCCGCCTCAACCGCCCCATGCAGTTGCAGCGCGGGGCCGCCAACATCGCGGTCCGGGGCCCGTGCGACATCACCCCGGTCACCATCCGCTGCGAGCCGCTCGGCCTCAACAAGGAGGCGGCCTGGTGGCAGGTGCCCCCCCGCCCCATGGCCTTCACCATCCGGGTCGGTGACGACCTGCCCGTGGCACCGCTGCTCGCCGAGGAGGTCAGCGAGTCGCTCGCGGCCCGGCAGCTCACGGCCCGGCTGCAAGCGGACTTCTTGCAGGAGCAAACACGCCATGCAGACGCTTGA
- a CDS encoding phosphopantetheine-binding protein yields MQTLEHEIKELIIEALNLEDITPADINAADPLFGEGLGLDSIDALELGLAMQKQYGLKLSADSAENRRHFASVRALAEFVSAHRNV; encoded by the coding sequence ATGCAGACGCTTGAACACGAAATCAAGGAACTCATCATCGAGGCGCTCAACCTCGAGGACATCACTCCGGCGGACATCAACGCCGCCGACCCGCTCTTCGGAGAGGGGCTCGGGCTGGACTCCATCGACGCGCTGGAGCTCGGCCTGGCGATGCAGAAGCAGTACGGCCTGAAGCTCTCCGCCGACTCGGCCGAGAACCGGCGCCACTTCGCCAGCGTGCGTGCGCTCGCGGAGTTCGTCAGCGCCCACCGCAACGTCTGA
- a CDS encoding acyl carrier protein, with amino-acid sequence MSKQELYEQLKAILRETFEIEPERITPEALLREDLDIDSIDAVDLLVKLKPVVGKRLEPEVFKSVRTLQDVVDALHALLNESAAA; translated from the coding sequence ATGAGCAAGCAGGAACTGTACGAGCAACTGAAGGCCATCCTGCGGGAGACCTTCGAAATCGAGCCCGAGCGCATCACGCCGGAGGCCCTGCTGCGCGAGGACCTGGACATCGACAGCATCGACGCGGTCGACCTGCTGGTGAAGCTCAAGCCGGTGGTCGGCAAGCGCCTGGAGCCGGAGGTGTTCAAGTCGGTGCGCACGCTGCAGGACGTGGTGGACGCGCTGCACGCGCTTCTCAACGAGTCAGCCGCGGCTTGA
- a CDS encoding COG4648 family protein encodes MLRPVLIGLLTVAYPLLVYFGLGRFEPRWMAFALVGMAVVRALATRERVWLVAALGAGVLAASSILGNHALPLKLYPVLVNGVLLVVFATSLAYPPSVIERLARLREPDLPPSGVRYTRRVTQVWCGFFVLNGSIALCTALWASDAGWALYNGLVAYVLMGLLFAGEWLVRRQVRARQTHG; translated from the coding sequence GTGCTTCGCCCAGTCCTGATAGGCCTGCTGACGGTCGCCTACCCCCTGCTCGTCTACTTCGGGCTGGGACGCTTCGAGCCCCGCTGGATGGCCTTCGCCCTGGTGGGCATGGCCGTGGTGCGGGCACTGGCCACGCGGGAGCGCGTCTGGCTGGTGGCCGCTCTGGGGGCAGGTGTGCTCGCTGCCTCCAGCATCCTGGGCAATCACGCCCTGCCGCTGAAGCTCTATCCGGTCCTGGTGAACGGGGTGCTCCTCGTGGTGTTCGCGACCAGCCTCGCCTACCCGCCCAGTGTGATTGAGCGTCTGGCGCGGTTGCGCGAGCCGGACCTGCCGCCCTCCGGGGTGCGCTACACGCGGCGGGTGACGCAGGTGTGGTGCGGCTTCTTCGTGCTCAACGGCAGCATCGCGCTCTGCACGGCCCTGTGGGCCAGCGACGCGGGCTGGGCGCTCTACAACGGGCTGGTGGCCTACGTGCTCATGGGGCTGCTGTTCGCCGGCGAGTGGCTGGTGCGGCGGCAGGTGAGAGCGAGGCAGACCCATGGCTGA
- a CDS encoding AMP-binding protein, with protein sequence MAEFRGLEGLLSRGRAPTHPVAFREGRVLDFASLAARAAGWRAAFASRPGRRWGLYFEDTFEFAAALLGVWHAGGCAWLLSDAQPATLARARAQVDGFAGRLPPELSPLAPLAQGDEGGWQMLSPDAQALVVYTSGSSGEPTAIPKRLAQLFNEVATLQQLWGAQLGEARVLATVSHQHIYGLLFRVLWPLAAGRPFEAHSLPYPEDIVSALRHGPAALVASPAHLKRLPQQLDWAGVRDNLRAVFSSGGPLPEEALPGCRALLGQAPVEVYGSSETGGVAWRQRGTDGAAPWRVLPGVEVAADEEVLRVRSPHLPEGEWFHSEDRVRLVGEGFELLGRRDRIVKVEEKRVSLGAVERALLETGLLREARVLPLPGPRLTLAVVAVPEEAGWKRHAEDGQRALNEALRQALSSRFEPSVLPRRFRYVEAMPVNPQGKTTEAALAALFDPRRPQMRVRERTNSQAVLEVEASSRSPFFEGHFPGKPILPGVTQLEWAIQFGRELFALPPDFLGMEAVKFQQVIVPGTLLSLELTWNAERGSLGFKLTSASGNHANGRILFGGGRA encoded by the coding sequence ATGGCTGAGTTCCGCGGACTCGAAGGGCTCCTGAGCCGGGGCCGCGCGCCCACTCATCCGGTCGCCTTCCGCGAGGGCCGGGTGCTGGACTTCGCCTCGCTGGCCGCGCGGGCGGCGGGCTGGCGCGCGGCCTTCGCGTCGCGGCCGGGCCGCCGCTGGGGGCTCTACTTCGAGGACACCTTCGAGTTCGCCGCCGCGCTGCTCGGCGTCTGGCACGCGGGCGGGTGCGCCTGGCTGCTGTCCGACGCCCAGCCGGCGACCCTGGCGCGGGCCCGCGCGCAGGTGGACGGTTTCGCGGGGAGGCTGCCCCCGGAGCTCTCGCCGCTGGCGCCGCTCGCGCAGGGCGACGAGGGTGGCTGGCAGATGCTCTCTCCGGACGCACAGGCGCTGGTGGTCTACACCTCCGGCTCCAGCGGTGAGCCCACCGCCATCCCCAAGCGGCTGGCCCAGCTCTTCAACGAGGTCGCCACCCTGCAGCAGCTGTGGGGGGCACAGCTGGGTGAGGCCCGGGTGCTCGCGACGGTGTCGCACCAGCACATCTACGGGCTGCTCTTCCGGGTCCTCTGGCCCCTGGCCGCCGGGCGCCCCTTCGAGGCGCACAGCCTCCCCTATCCCGAGGACATCGTCTCGGCGCTCCGGCACGGCCCGGCCGCACTGGTAGCCAGTCCGGCCCACCTCAAGCGGCTGCCGCAGCAGCTCGACTGGGCGGGAGTGCGCGACAACCTGAGAGCGGTGTTCTCCTCGGGCGGGCCCCTGCCGGAGGAGGCGCTGCCCGGCTGCCGCGCACTGCTCGGCCAGGCCCCCGTCGAAGTCTACGGCAGCTCCGAGACGGGGGGCGTCGCCTGGCGCCAGCGCGGCACGGACGGCGCGGCCCCCTGGCGGGTGTTGCCGGGCGTGGAGGTGGCCGCGGACGAGGAGGTGCTGCGGGTGCGCTCGCCCCACCTGCCCGAGGGCGAGTGGTTCCACAGCGAGGATCGCGTGCGGCTGGTGGGCGAGGGCTTCGAGCTGCTCGGGCGCCGCGACCGCATCGTGAAGGTGGAGGAGAAGCGCGTCTCGCTCGGCGCCGTCGAGCGGGCCCTCCTGGAGACGGGCCTGCTGCGCGAGGCGAGGGTCCTCCCGCTTCCGGGGCCGCGGCTCACCCTGGCGGTCGTTGCCGTCCCGGAGGAGGCCGGCTGGAAGCGCCACGCGGAGGACGGACAGCGGGCCCTGAACGAAGCACTCAGGCAAGCGCTGTCGAGCCGGTTCGAGCCCAGTGTGCTGCCGCGCCGCTTCCGCTATGTGGAGGCGATGCCCGTCAATCCCCAGGGGAAGACGACCGAAGCGGCGCTGGCCGCCCTCTTCGACCCGCGCCGGCCGCAGATGCGCGTGCGCGAGCGCACCAACAGCCAGGCCGTGCTCGAGGTGGAGGCCTCCTCCCGCTCGCCCTTCTTCGAGGGCCACTTTCCCGGCAAGCCCATCCTGCCCGGCGTCACGCAGCTGGAGTGGGCCATCCAGTTCGGCCGCGAGCTCTTCGCGCTCCCCCCGGACTTCCTCGGCATGGAGGCGGTGAAGTTCCAGCAGGTCATCGTGCCCGGCACGCTCCTGTCCCTGGAGCTCACCTGGAATGCCGAGCGGGGAAGCCTCGGCTTCAAACTCACGTCGGCTTCTGGCAATCACGCCAACGGCCGCATCCTCTTCGGCGGAGGCAGGGCATGA
- a CDS encoding glycosyltransferase family 2 protein: MKTCAVIPVYDHGEAVGAVATAVRNHGLPCVLVDDGSGPQCAAVLDGLAAADPEGIQLVRLPQNQGKGGAMMAGLRAAKERGFTHALQIDADGQHDTGDIPRFLALAEQNPDALVCGTPIYDASVPKGRLYGRYLTHVWVWINTLSLAIRDSMCGFRVYPLAPTVALIDSVKLGKRMDFDVEVLVRLFWRGMRILNQSTRVHYPADGISHFDVLRDNVRISRMHAQLFCGMLLRLPLLLWRKVAS; the protein is encoded by the coding sequence ATGAAGACCTGTGCAGTCATTCCGGTCTACGACCATGGTGAGGCGGTGGGGGCGGTGGCCACCGCGGTGCGCAACCATGGCCTGCCCTGCGTGCTCGTGGACGACGGGAGCGGGCCGCAGTGCGCGGCGGTGCTGGACGGGCTGGCGGCAGCCGACCCCGAGGGCATCCAGCTCGTCCGCCTTCCCCAGAACCAGGGCAAGGGCGGCGCGATGATGGCCGGCCTGCGCGCGGCGAAGGAGCGGGGCTTCACCCATGCGCTGCAGATCGACGCGGATGGGCAGCACGACACCGGCGACATCCCGCGCTTCCTCGCGCTGGCGGAGCAGAACCCGGACGCGCTCGTCTGCGGGACGCCCATCTACGACGCGTCGGTGCCCAAGGGCCGGCTGTACGGCCGCTACCTCACCCACGTCTGGGTGTGGATCAACACCCTCTCCCTCGCCATCCGCGACTCGATGTGCGGCTTCCGCGTGTATCCGCTCGCCCCCACGGTGGCGCTCATCGACTCGGTGAAGCTCGGCAAGCGGATGGACTTCGACGTGGAGGTCCTGGTGCGGCTGTTCTGGCGGGGGATGCGCATCCTCAACCAGAGCACCCGGGTGCACTACCCCGCCGACGGCATCTCCCACTTCGACGTGCTGCGGGACAACGTGCGCATCTCCCGCATGCACGCGCAGCTCTTCTGCGGAATGCTGCTGCGGCTGCCCCTCCTGCTGTGGCGCAAGGTGGCCTCATGA
- a CDS encoding LpxL/LpxP family acyltransferase — translation MKTRHWADMGESTFVAGIWLLYQVHRLLGRWPFRLCLAPVVALHWLARPTIRAASLQYLDRVQSATGALGRKPGWRDSLRHVTAFAETMLDKLLAVSGRYRFEHIRTEGREQFYEAAKEGRGGIIVTAHMGCLELCRVMAERRGEVKLTILVHTGHAVRFNRLLQRLNPDSGFQLMEVTELGPATAVALHERVSAGEFVVIAGDRIPVGSAQMVRAEFLGHPAPFPVGPYVLASLMKCPLYLLVCIHEGRGYTIHFECLAERVELPRGRREAALSGYASHYARRVTALLERAPYDWFNFFPFWDQAHVSAPARLQP, via the coding sequence ATGAAGACGCGCCATTGGGCGGACATGGGGGAGAGCACCTTCGTGGCCGGAATCTGGCTGCTGTACCAGGTCCACCGGCTGCTGGGGCGCTGGCCGTTCCGCCTGTGCCTGGCTCCGGTGGTCGCGCTGCACTGGCTCGCCCGCCCCACCATCCGCGCCGCCTCGCTCCAATACCTGGACCGCGTCCAGAGCGCGACCGGCGCGCTCGGCCGCAAGCCGGGCTGGAGGGACAGCCTGCGCCACGTCACGGCGTTCGCCGAGACGATGCTGGACAAGCTGCTGGCGGTCAGCGGCCGCTATCGCTTCGAGCACATCCGCACCGAGGGACGGGAGCAGTTCTACGAGGCGGCCAAGGAGGGGCGGGGCGGCATCATCGTGACCGCCCACATGGGGTGCCTCGAGCTGTGCCGGGTGATGGCCGAGCGCCGCGGCGAGGTGAAGCTCACCATCCTCGTGCACACCGGGCACGCCGTGCGCTTCAACCGGCTGCTGCAGCGGCTGAACCCCGACAGCGGGTTCCAGCTCATGGAGGTCACCGAGCTCGGCCCGGCCACGGCTGTCGCGCTGCACGAGCGCGTCTCCGCCGGCGAGTTCGTGGTGATTGCCGGGGACCGCATTCCGGTGGGCTCCGCCCAGATGGTGCGGGCGGAGTTCCTCGGCCATCCCGCGCCCTTTCCGGTGGGCCCCTACGTGCTGGCCTCCCTCATGAAGTGCCCCCTCTACCTGCTGGTGTGCATCCACGAGGGGCGGGGCTACACCATCCACTTCGAGTGCCTGGCGGAGCGCGTGGAGCTGCCTCGCGGAAGGCGGGAGGCGGCGCTGAGCGGCTACGCCAGCCACTACGCCCGCCGGGTGACGGCGCTGCTCGAGCGCGCGCCCTACGACTGGTTCAACTTCTTCCCCTTCTGGGACCAAGCGCATGTCTCTGCCCCTGCCCGCCTTCAGCCCTGA
- a CDS encoding HAL/PAL/TAL family ammonia-lyase produces the protein MSLPLPAFSPEHTVCFDGTRLSLEDVVRISRRECTAELGTSTEFRRRISSGAEFLDRLLAEEGVIYGVTTGYGDSCTVAIPPELVAELPHHLYTYHGIGAGRLLTPEETRAVLATRLASLSQGVSGVSLGLLRQLELLLAHDILPLIPAEGSVGASGDLTPLSYVAAVLCGEREVWYRGARRPTAEVFRELGLTPLRLRPKEGLAIMNGTAVMTALACLAWQRADYVCRLATRITALNVLASAGNAHHFDEALFAVKPHPGQQRVAARLREDLASERPSRNEQRLQDRYSLRCAPHVIGVLEDALPFFRTLIENELNSANDNPIVDPDGQRVLHGGHFYGGHIAFAMDGLKNAVANVADLLDRQLALLVDSRFNHGLPANLSGAVGPRAAINHGLKALQISVSAWTAEALKQTMPASVFSRSTECHNQDKVSMGTIAARDCLRVLELTEQVVAAMLIASRQGLALRRRLDGEMKLGPALSSMESDLNRRIPLVVEDRALDRDLQALLGAIQRREWELYEA, from the coding sequence ATGTCTCTGCCCCTGCCCGCCTTCAGCCCTGAGCACACGGTGTGCTTCGACGGGACCCGGCTGTCCCTCGAGGACGTGGTCCGCATCTCGCGGCGCGAGTGCACCGCCGAGCTGGGCACCTCCACGGAGTTCCGCCGCCGCATCTCCAGTGGCGCGGAGTTCCTCGACCGCCTGCTGGCGGAGGAGGGCGTCATCTACGGCGTCACCACCGGGTACGGGGACTCCTGCACGGTGGCCATCCCGCCGGAGCTGGTCGCGGAGCTGCCGCACCACCTCTACACCTACCACGGCATCGGAGCCGGCCGGCTGCTGACGCCGGAGGAGACGCGGGCGGTGCTGGCCACCCGGCTGGCCTCGCTCTCGCAGGGGGTGTCCGGCGTGAGCCTGGGGCTGCTGCGCCAGCTGGAGCTGCTGCTCGCGCACGACATCCTGCCCCTCATCCCCGCCGAGGGCTCGGTGGGGGCCAGCGGAGACCTCACCCCCCTCTCCTACGTGGCGGCCGTGCTCTGCGGCGAGCGCGAGGTGTGGTACCGCGGCGCGCGGCGCCCCACGGCGGAGGTGTTCCGCGAGCTGGGCCTCACGCCCCTGCGGCTCCGTCCCAAGGAGGGGCTGGCCATCATGAACGGCACGGCGGTCATGACCGCCCTGGCCTGTCTGGCGTGGCAGCGCGCCGACTACGTGTGCCGGCTCGCCACCCGCATCACCGCCCTCAACGTCCTGGCCAGCGCCGGCAACGCGCACCACTTCGACGAGGCCCTCTTCGCGGTGAAGCCCCACCCGGGCCAGCAGCGCGTGGCGGCGCGGCTGCGGGAGGACCTGGCCTCCGAGCGGCCCAGCCGCAACGAGCAGCGCCTGCAGGACCGCTACTCGCTGCGCTGCGCGCCCCATGTGATTGGCGTCCTGGAGGACGCCCTCCCCTTCTTCCGCACGCTCATCGAGAACGAGCTCAACAGCGCGAACGACAACCCCATCGTGGACCCCGATGGGCAGCGCGTGCTGCACGGAGGCCACTTCTACGGCGGGCACATCGCCTTCGCCATGGACGGGCTGAAGAACGCGGTGGCCAACGTGGCTGACCTGCTCGACCGGCAGCTCGCGCTGCTCGTGGACAGCCGGTTCAACCACGGCCTGCCCGCCAACCTCTCCGGCGCGGTGGGGCCCCGCGCGGCCATCAACCACGGCCTCAAGGCGCTGCAAATCAGCGTGTCCGCGTGGACGGCCGAGGCGCTCAAGCAGACGATGCCGGCCTCCGTCTTCTCCCGCTCCACCGAGTGCCACAACCAGGACAAGGTGAGCATGGGCACCATCGCCGCGCGCGACTGCCTGCGGGTGCTGGAGCTCACCGAGCAGGTGGTGGCGGCCATGCTCATCGCCAGCCGGCAGGGTCTGGCCCTGCGCCGGCGCCTCGACGGCGAAATGAAGCTCGGGCCCGCCCTCTCGTCCATGGAGTCGGACCTGAACAGGCGCATCCCGCTGGTGGTGGAGGATCGCGCGCTCGACCGCGACCTCCAGGCGCTGCTGGGGGCCATCCAGCGGAGGGAGTGGGAGCTGTATGAAGCCTGA
- a CDS encoding acyl-CoA thioesterase: MKPDLSHEIELSPAFHDLDPMEVVWHGNYVKYLELARCALLSKFDYDYPQMRESGFLWPIVDMRVKYVAPMVFGQKVRIRAEITEWENRLRVDYRVRDALSGHKVTEAHTIQVAVSIATRELQYVCPSILWERLGVRPE; this comes from the coding sequence ATGAAGCCTGACCTGAGCCACGAAATCGAGCTGTCGCCCGCCTTCCACGACCTCGACCCGATGGAGGTGGTCTGGCACGGCAACTACGTGAAGTACCTGGAGCTGGCCCGCTGCGCGCTGCTGTCGAAGTTCGACTACGACTACCCGCAGATGCGCGAGTCCGGCTTCCTCTGGCCCATCGTCGACATGCGGGTGAAGTACGTGGCCCCCATGGTGTTCGGGCAGAAGGTGCGCATCCGCGCGGAAATCACCGAGTGGGAGAACCGCCTGCGGGTGGACTACCGGGTGCGCGACGCGCTCTCCGGCCACAAGGTGACCGAGGCCCACACCATCCAGGTGGCGGTCTCCATCGCCACCCGGGAGCTGCAGTACGTCTGCCCCTCCATCCTGTGGGAGCGCCTGGGGGTGCGCCCGGAATGA